The proteins below are encoded in one region of Sulfitobacter sp. SK012:
- a CDS encoding DUF3772 domain-containing protein, whose amino-acid sequence MTRLMLRPFAISVSVTFALLWGMLAGAAFAQEQRDVNPAMWQSIAELSEAAVEDSSISDRALFDLRAQVVKHRAYFESARRTNGAQIVSLRQQIAALGDPPADGASVSEATEITEKREDLRRRLAVLLVPVQVAEAGFTRANGIVGQIDSIQRERKADQLVSVIASPLNPKHWGPALTALGNAVRGVWKEDRLNFEESGLGWRGKLPLVLGSIFLGVLLVARGRAWAVHIVGSLQQLGVRDIGVWRFLVSLLRIALPLIGLWLLVYALQQSTVLGPRSTTLISIIPLIGGVILGFRWVSERVFSRDDDEALILLSGHGRKHARMCITAITILIIVLACLVELLKLDNASATSITVLTFPITILMSLVLYRLGQLLRGYGVELTSDEDGSASAGTRIRVVRGYGSAALLVAVIAPLLQAAGYATAVQAFVPPFVMTGILLGLLMVLQRFSADVYGAVTGLGVKARDTLMPVFFGFLLSLAAIPLVALIWGAGVDDLSEAWVTFLRGVEVGGSQISPKVFLSFAVIFAIGYGLTRLLQSTLRGSVLPKTKMDIGGQNAIVSGLGYVGLFLAGLVAITGAGLDLSALAYVAGALSVGIGFGLQNVVSNFVSGIILLIERPISEGDWIEVGGQMGYVRDISVRSTRIETFDRTDVIVPNADLITGTVTNYTRGNTVGRVIIAVGVAYGTDTRLVNDILTEIASEQPMVLANPPSNVFFVNFGADALEFELRMYLRDVNWTMVVRNNVNHVIAERFAAEGIEIPFAQRDLWLRNPEMLRPGREMQASPPKSDKPKDD is encoded by the coding sequence ATGACCCGCCTTATGCTGCGCCCTTTTGCGATTAGCGTTTCAGTTACGTTTGCGCTCTTGTGGGGCATGCTTGCGGGGGCTGCCTTTGCGCAAGAGCAAAGGGACGTTAATCCAGCAATGTGGCAAAGCATTGCTGAGCTTTCGGAAGCCGCAGTCGAAGATTCTTCCATTAGCGATAGAGCATTGTTTGATCTGCGGGCGCAGGTCGTCAAGCACCGCGCTTATTTTGAATCGGCTCGCAGAACAAACGGTGCGCAGATTGTGTCACTGCGTCAGCAAATCGCGGCGCTTGGCGATCCCCCAGCTGATGGGGCAAGCGTATCGGAAGCCACCGAGATTACAGAAAAGCGCGAAGATCTGAGGCGCCGGCTGGCCGTGCTTTTGGTCCCGGTGCAGGTCGCGGAAGCTGGGTTTACCCGCGCAAATGGTATTGTGGGGCAAATCGACTCGATACAACGCGAACGCAAAGCCGATCAGCTGGTGTCGGTTATCGCGTCGCCCTTGAACCCCAAGCATTGGGGGCCTGCACTCACGGCTTTGGGAAATGCGGTGCGCGGCGTTTGGAAAGAGGATCGTCTAAATTTTGAAGAGAGCGGCTTGGGGTGGCGCGGTAAGCTGCCGCTGGTATTGGGCTCGATCTTTTTAGGTGTCCTATTGGTTGCGCGTGGTCGGGCGTGGGCTGTGCACATTGTCGGCAGCCTGCAGCAGCTTGGTGTGCGCGACATTGGCGTCTGGCGTTTCTTGGTCTCGCTTTTACGGATTGCGTTGCCACTTATTGGTCTTTGGTTGCTGGTTTATGCCTTGCAACAAAGTACCGTGCTTGGGCCCAGATCAACCACGCTGATCTCAATTATTCCTTTAATAGGCGGCGTGATACTTGGATTTCGCTGGGTGTCTGAACGCGTTTTTTCACGCGATGATGACGAAGCGCTAATCTTGCTCAGCGGGCATGGCCGTAAACACGCGCGCATGTGTATCACAGCCATTACTATCTTGATCATCGTGCTGGCCTGCTTGGTGGAATTGTTGAAACTGGACAATGCTTCAGCCACCAGCATCACTGTTTTAACCTTTCCAATTACGATCTTGATGAGCCTCGTGCTTTACCGTCTGGGACAGCTGCTACGCGGATATGGCGTAGAACTGACGTCCGACGAGGATGGCTCTGCAAGCGCAGGTACGCGGATCCGGGTTGTTCGGGGTTATGGCTCGGCCGCACTTTTGGTTGCGGTCATCGCGCCACTGCTCCAAGCGGCGGGCTATGCCACGGCGGTCCAAGCATTCGTGCCGCCCTTTGTCATGACGGGTATACTGCTTGGGTTGTTGATGGTGCTCCAGCGGTTCAGCGCTGATGTTTATGGCGCAGTCACAGGGCTGGGCGTGAAGGCCCGCGATACGCTGATGCCCGTTTTCTTTGGCTTTTTACTAAGCCTTGCGGCAATCCCGCTCGTGGCGCTCATCTGGGGCGCCGGCGTGGACGACCTCTCTGAGGCTTGGGTGACCTTCCTTCGTGGAGTTGAGGTTGGTGGATCGCAAATTTCACCGAAAGTATTCCTGAGCTTTGCTGTAATCTTTGCCATCGGCTATGGGCTGACTCGTCTTTTGCAAAGCACGCTACGGGGTTCCGTGCTGCCCAAGACGAAAATGGATATCGGTGGGCAAAACGCGATTGTGTCTGGGCTGGGGTATGTTGGCCTGTTCCTTGCTGGGCTGGTGGCGATCACAGGGGCAGGGCTCGACCTGAGCGCCTTGGCTTATGTTGCCGGTGCCTTGTCGGTTGGTATCGGCTTTGGCCTGCAAAATGTGGTGTCGAATTTTGTTTCTGGGATCATCCTTTTGATTGAGCGGCCCATTTCAGAAGGTGACTGGATCGAAGTTGGCGGGCAGATGGGCTATGTGCGCGACATCTCGGTGCGGTCTACCCGAATTGAGACTTTCGATCGAACAGACGTGATTGTTCCCAACGCAGATCTGATTACGGGGACGGTGACCAACTATACCCGAGGCAACACGGTAGGGCGGGTTATTATTGCTGTTGGCGTGGCATACGGGACGGACACACGGTTGGTGAATGACATTCTGACTGAGATCGCCTCGGAACAACCGATGGTCTTGGCCAACCCACCGTCCAATGTGTTTTTCGTGAACTTCGGCGCTGATGCGCTGGAATTTGAATTGCGGATGTACCTAAGAGACGTGAATTGGACGATGGTTGTGCGCAACAACGTTAACCACGTCATCGCAGAACGCTTTGCTGCCGAAGGCATTGAAATACCCTTTGCTCAGCGCGACCTGTGGCTGCGCAACCCTGAAATGCTGCGCCCCGGCAGAGAGATGCAGGCATCACCACCCAAATCAGACAAGCCCAAGGACGATTGA
- a CDS encoding NUDIX domain-containing protein, translating to MSRLFFYGSLRHVPLLEIVLGRSAAELELTTTHLPDHQVCAVAEGPFPTLISKSGGRAVGLVVAGLSAEDIARLDYYEGGFDYDLVDLPLEEGGTAQVYMSPAGRWTATEPWSLEVWERNWGAMSCHAAREVMGYRGTRSREEVAEIFGPIRTRAWARVLAADARHGAGTLHGKVTLTDHARVYSDFFALDEMNLQFERFDGTMSPALKRSVFVPVDAALVLPYDPVRDRVMMVEQVRVGPIVRGDVACWQLEPIAGRIDPGETPQEAARREAEEEAGVALGKLESVAECYASPGNSTEFFHIFVGIADLPDDVAGVGGLASEDEDIRSHIMSFDAFMTLCDTLQVANSPLVLAGYWLAQHRERLRSEGSTATS from the coding sequence GTGAGCCGTCTCTTTTTCTATGGGTCGCTGCGGCATGTGCCGCTTTTGGAAATTGTGCTTGGGCGGTCGGCTGCTGAGCTTGAGCTAACGACGACCCATTTGCCAGATCATCAGGTCTGCGCCGTTGCCGAAGGCCCGTTTCCGACGTTGATTTCCAAATCTGGTGGACGGGCGGTTGGCCTTGTTGTTGCAGGCCTCAGTGCCGAAGACATCGCGCGGTTGGATTATTACGAAGGTGGCTTTGACTATGATCTGGTGGATTTGCCGCTGGAAGAAGGCGGAACCGCGCAGGTTTATATGTCCCCAGCTGGGCGTTGGACCGCGACAGAGCCTTGGTCGCTTGAGGTTTGGGAGCGCAACTGGGGCGCAATGAGTTGCCACGCCGCGCGCGAGGTCATGGGGTACCGAGGCACACGCAGCCGGGAAGAAGTTGCCGAGATTTTTGGGCCGATCCGCACGCGCGCTTGGGCGCGGGTTCTGGCGGCAGATGCCCGCCACGGGGCAGGGACGTTGCACGGCAAGGTCACATTGACGGACCATGCTCGCGTTTATTCAGATTTTTTTGCACTGGATGAGATGAACCTGCAGTTTGAACGCTTTGATGGGACGATGTCACCGGCATTGAAACGGTCCGTCTTTGTGCCTGTGGATGCCGCACTCGTGCTCCCTTACGATCCGGTGCGTGACCGGGTGATGATGGTGGAACAGGTGCGTGTGGGGCCGATTGTGCGCGGTGACGTGGCCTGTTGGCAGCTTGAGCCCATCGCAGGGCGCATTGATCCCGGAGAGACCCCACAAGAGGCCGCACGCCGTGAAGCCGAGGAAGAAGCAGGCGTCGCCTTGGGCAAGTTAGAGTCGGTAGCGGAATGTTATGCCTCGCCCGGCAATTCGACCGAGTTCTTTCACATTTTCGTGGGCATTGCGGATTTGCCTGACGACGTGGCCGGGGTAGGTGGCCTTGCGTCAGAAGACGAGGATATCCGCTCGCATATTATGTCTTTTGACGCGTTCATGACCCTGTGTGATACGCTACAAGTCGCAAATTCGCCGCTTGTTTTGGCGGGCTATTGGCTGGCGCAGCACCGGGAACGCTTGAGGTCTGAGGGGAGCACCGCTACATCATAG
- a CDS encoding aminotransferase class V-fold PLP-dependent enzyme — MKLDIEFVRSQFPAFAEPTLQGQAFFENAGGSYACGAVVDRLHRFYTQRKVQPYAAYAASTLGGEEMDEARTRMAAILGVDDDELSFGPSTTQNTYVLAQAFGQMLQPGEAIVVTNQDHEANSGPWRRLAERGIEVREWQVDPATGHLDTDALEELLDDKVRLVCFPHCSNVVGEINPVTQITALAHAAGAFVCVDGVSYAPHGFVDVGDLGPDIYLFSSYKTFGPHQGLMVVRRPLAELLPNQGHYFNGNSLYKRFTPAGPDHAQVAACAGMADYIDALYAHHGGGDADAAGRGKVVHDLMRTHETGLLQQLLDAVKGRNAVRLIGPSEAAGRAPTVALALNRPGEDVARELVDHGIMAGGGDFYAMRALSAMGVDPDQGVLRLSFTHYTSQAEIDQLLGALDAVL; from the coding sequence ATGAAGTTAGACATTGAATTTGTACGCAGCCAGTTTCCAGCGTTTGCGGAACCCACGCTGCAGGGTCAGGCGTTTTTTGAGAATGCTGGCGGGTCCTATGCCTGTGGTGCGGTTGTTGACCGCCTGCATCGTTTTTACACCCAACGCAAAGTGCAGCCTTATGCGGCCTATGCTGCCAGCACCCTTGGTGGCGAAGAGATGGACGAGGCGCGAACCCGTATGGCTGCAATCCTTGGAGTTGACGACGATGAGCTAAGCTTTGGGCCATCGACCACGCAGAACACCTATGTGCTGGCGCAGGCCTTTGGCCAGATGTTGCAGCCCGGCGAAGCGATTGTGGTGACCAATCAAGATCACGAGGCCAACAGCGGGCCATGGCGCAGGTTGGCCGAGCGCGGAATTGAGGTGCGTGAATGGCAGGTTGATCCCGCCACAGGCCACCTTGATACGGACGCGCTCGAAGAGCTGCTCGACGATAAAGTGCGGCTGGTCTGCTTCCCCCATTGCTCCAACGTGGTGGGCGAGATCAATCCAGTCACACAGATCACCGCTCTTGCGCATGCCGCAGGTGCGTTTGTGTGTGTGGACGGTGTGTCTTATGCACCGCATGGTTTTGTGGATGTGGGCGACCTTGGCCCCGACATTTACCTCTTTTCATCGTACAAAACTTTTGGCCCGCATCAAGGTTTGATGGTGGTCCGGCGCCCGCTGGCAGAGCTGTTGCCGAACCAAGGGCACTATTTCAACGGCAATAGCCTTTATAAGCGGTTTACGCCTGCGGGACCTGATCATGCTCAGGTGGCGGCGTGTGCGGGAATGGCAGATTATATCGACGCGCTTTATGCCCATCACGGTGGGGGCGACGCGGATGCCGCTGGCCGGGGCAAGGTGGTTCATGACCTGATGCGCACCCACGAAACCGGGTTGTTGCAGCAGCTGCTGGATGCAGTCAAAGGGCGCAACGCGGTGCGGTTGATTGGGCCAAGCGAGGCCGCAGGGCGCGCACCAACCGTTGCGCTTGCGCTCAACCGTCCGGGCGAGGACGTCGCACGTGAGTTGGTTGATCACGGCATCATGGCGGGGGGCGGTGATTTCTATGCAATGCGCGCGCTTAGTGCCATGGGCGTGGACCCCGATCAGGGTGTTTTGCGGCTTAGTTTCACGCATTACACTTCGCAGGCCGAAATAGATCAGCTTTTGGGCGCTTTGGATGCAGTTTTGTGA
- a CDS encoding cysteine synthase A — MQVARDLEAAVGNTPLIRLRKASEETGCEIYGKAEFMNPGQSVKDRAALYIIKDAIAKGTLKPGGTIVEGTAGNTGIGLALVGASMGFKTVIVIPETQSQEKKDMLRLAGAELVQVPAAPYRNPNNFVRYSERLAHELARSTNEGVIWANQFDNVANRQAHVETTGPEIWEQTGGNVDGFICAVGSGGTLAGMAMALQPKGVKIGLADPDGAALHSYYTTGELASDGSSIAEGIGQIRITKNLEGLKPDFSYNIPDSEALPVVFDLLQHEGLCLGASSGVNVAGAVRMARDMGPGHTIVTILCDFGTRYQSKLFNPEFLREKGLPTPSWLERAPASIPGVFEDV, encoded by the coding sequence ATGCAAGTAGCACGCGATCTAGAAGCAGCCGTCGGGAACACACCGCTCATTCGTTTGCGTAAGGCCAGCGAAGAGACCGGGTGCGAGATCTATGGCAAAGCCGAATTCATGAACCCCGGCCAATCGGTTAAGGACCGCGCGGCACTCTATATCATTAAAGATGCGATCGCGAAGGGCACGCTGAAACCTGGCGGCACAATCGTCGAAGGAACAGCTGGTAACACCGGGATTGGCCTTGCGCTGGTCGGGGCCTCAATGGGGTTCAAAACAGTAATTGTTATTCCTGAGACGCAGAGCCAGGAAAAGAAAGACATGTTGCGGTTGGCCGGCGCTGAACTGGTGCAGGTGCCCGCAGCGCCCTACCGCAACCCCAACAACTTTGTGCGCTATTCCGAGCGTTTGGCGCATGAACTGGCGCGCTCGACCAACGAAGGGGTGATTTGGGCCAATCAGTTTGACAATGTCGCCAACCGTCAGGCCCATGTGGAAACCACTGGCCCTGAGATTTGGGAGCAGACCGGTGGTAATGTGGATGGTTTCATCTGCGCCGTAGGCTCTGGTGGAACACTGGCTGGCATGGCGATGGCACTCCAGCCCAAGGGCGTTAAGATCGGCCTTGCGGATCCCGATGGTGCGGCCCTTCACAGCTATTACACGACCGGCGAGCTTGCCTCGGACGGCTCCTCCATTGCGGAGGGCATCGGGCAGATCCGCATCACCAAGAACCTTGAAGGTCTGAAACCCGATTTCAGCTATAATATCCCCGACAGCGAAGCGCTGCCGGTTGTGTTTGACCTTTTGCAGCATGAGGGGCTGTGCCTGGGTGCGTCTTCAGGGGTGAATGTCGCAGGCGCCGTCCGTATGGCGCGCGACATGGGGCCTGGGCATACGATTGTGACGATCCTATGCGATTTCGGCACGCGCTATCAGTCCAAGCTGTTTAACCCCGAGTTCCTGCGCGAAAAGGGCCTGCCGACACCAAGCTGGCTTGAACGCGCACCTGCAAGCATTCCTGGCGTGTTCGAAGACGTATGA
- a CDS encoding cryptochrome/photolyase family protein, whose translation MSETSPVLMWFRRDLRLSDHAALSHACASGRPVIPVFILDDEAEALAAAPKFRLGLGIEAFAKALADKGSQLILRRGDALDVLRTLIKETGAGAVYWSRLYDPSAVARDTSVKETLKFDGVDAKSFGGHLMFEPWTVQTKTGGYYKVYTPFWNSVKNVGVDAPRSAPSEIRPPSEWPASEDLSDWHMAAAMNRGAEVVRPFVRLGEQAAQARLAAFIGNIVADYKATRDLPGTDGTSNLSENLALGEISAHQCWHAGRRAMEEGKQGAEIFLKELVWREFAYHLMHHTPRILNSNWREEWQAFPWKEDQDSAEVKAWKGGRTGIPFVDAAMRELYVTGRMHNRGRMIVASYLTKHLMCHWRIGQKWFEECLIDWDPASNAMGWQWSAGSGPDATPYFRVFNPVTQLDKFDKNRDYTSRWIAEGRAQPHKDALAFFDAVPLEWALSPDNDYPHEPIVALDVGRLRALDAYKNRDF comes from the coding sequence TTGTCCGAAACATCCCCAGTCCTGATGTGGTTTCGCCGTGACTTGCGGCTGAGCGATCACGCGGCACTTAGCCATGCTTGCGCATCTGGCCGCCCGGTGATCCCGGTGTTTATCCTAGACGATGAGGCAGAAGCACTGGCTGCTGCGCCTAAATTTCGACTGGGGTTAGGGATTGAAGCCTTTGCAAAGGCGCTCGCGGACAAAGGGAGCCAGCTGATCTTGCGGCGTGGCGATGCACTGGATGTCTTGCGGACCTTGATCAAAGAGACAGGAGCAGGGGCGGTCTATTGGTCGCGGCTGTATGACCCCAGTGCGGTTGCGCGCGATACATCAGTCAAAGAAACACTGAAATTTGATGGGGTTGATGCTAAATCCTTTGGCGGGCATCTGATGTTTGAGCCGTGGACGGTTCAGACGAAAACGGGCGGTTATTACAAGGTTTACACGCCGTTTTGGAATTCGGTTAAGAACGTTGGCGTGGATGCGCCTCGGTCTGCACCAAGTGAGATTAGGCCGCCATCTGAATGGCCCGCGTCCGAAGACCTCAGCGATTGGCACATGGCTGCGGCTATGAACCGTGGCGCGGAGGTGGTCCGGCCCTTCGTTCGGCTGGGCGAACAGGCGGCGCAGGCGCGGTTGGCGGCGTTCATCGGCAACATTGTGGCCGATTATAAGGCCACCCGCGATTTGCCGGGCACCGATGGCACCTCAAACCTCAGCGAAAATCTGGCGCTAGGTGAAATATCTGCGCATCAATGCTGGCACGCAGGCCGCCGCGCCATGGAAGAGGGCAAACAAGGTGCTGAGATATTCCTAAAGGAACTTGTTTGGCGAGAGTTCGCGTATCATCTGATGCACCATACGCCGCGTATCTTGAATTCGAATTGGCGCGAAGAATGGCAAGCCTTTCCCTGGAAAGAAGATCAAGACAGCGCCGAAGTTAAGGCATGGAAAGGGGGACGCACTGGTATCCCTTTTGTCGATGCTGCCATGCGGGAGCTCTATGTCACGGGCCGGATGCACAACCGCGGACGGATGATCGTCGCGAGCTATTTGACCAAGCATTTGATGTGTCATTGGCGCATTGGTCAGAAATGGTTCGAAGAGTGTCTGATTGACTGGGATCCGGCCAGCAATGCGATGGGCTGGCAGTGGTCGGCAGGGTCGGGGCCTGATGCCACGCCCTACTTCCGGGTCTTCAATCCGGTGACCCAACTCGACAAATTCGACAAAAACCGCGATTATACTTCTCGTTGGATCGCCGAAGGGCGCGCGCAACCGCACAAAGATGCATTGGCCTTTTTCGACGCGGTCCCGCTTGAATGGGCACTCAGTCCGGATAATGACTATCCCCATGAGCCGATCGTGGCGTTGGATGTGGGCCGGTTGCGTGCCTTGGACGCCTATAAAAATCGCGACTTTTGA
- a CDS encoding SAM-dependent methyltransferase — protein MILTSTEGQTGLPRYFSRVLATAKDLHQGRIDFVLPDGRTFRAEGAEAGVVAEIRVHNDDLFARMIREGDLGFCDAYLDGWWSTPDLQAFMDFIHAEANENIYDGFPGMALVRGYERFRFWLQRNNKAQALKNISYHYDLGNDFYGLWLDDTMTYSSALFSDPQQSMEAAQTAKYKSMVDEMGAQPGDHVLEIGCGWGGFAEYAAGERGLKVTCLTISEEQFKYAQERIDKAGLSDLVEFKLQDYRDELGTYDGIASIEMFEAVGEQYWPAYFETVRERLKPGKTATLQIITVADRRWHIYKRGVDFIQKYIFPGGMLPSPSVLRGQIEKAGLAVVRSIEFGKSYDITLRRWHETFNEKWDQVAAMGFDDRFRRMWNFYLTSCAATFESGNCDVTQITVRKPL, from the coding sequence ATGATCTTGACGAGCACCGAAGGCCAGACTGGATTGCCGCGCTATTTTTCCCGAGTATTGGCGACGGCCAAGGACCTTCATCAAGGACGGATTGATTTTGTGCTGCCTGACGGGCGTACCTTTCGGGCCGAAGGGGCAGAAGCCGGTGTTGTCGCTGAGATTCGCGTGCACAATGATGATCTTTTTGCCCGCATGATCCGTGAAGGCGATCTAGGATTTTGTGACGCCTACCTTGATGGCTGGTGGAGCACACCTGATTTGCAAGCCTTTATGGATTTCATCCACGCAGAGGCTAATGAGAATATTTACGACGGCTTTCCCGGCATGGCGTTGGTGCGTGGCTATGAGCGGTTCCGCTTTTGGCTGCAGCGCAACAACAAAGCGCAGGCCCTCAAAAACATCAGCTATCATTATGATCTGGGCAATGATTTTTACGGGTTATGGCTTGATGATACGATGACTTATTCCAGTGCGCTGTTCAGCGATCCGCAGCAAAGCATGGAGGCTGCTCAAACGGCAAAGTACAAATCCATGGTTGATGAAATGGGCGCGCAGCCCGGGGATCATGTACTTGAAATTGGTTGTGGCTGGGGCGGGTTTGCCGAATATGCCGCAGGCGAACGGGGGTTGAAGGTGACGTGTCTTACAATCAGCGAAGAGCAGTTTAAGTACGCTCAGGAACGCATTGATAAAGCTGGTCTTTCCGATCTTGTTGAATTCAAATTGCAGGACTACCGCGACGAACTGGGAACCTATGATGGCATCGCCAGCATCGAAATGTTTGAAGCCGTGGGCGAACAATACTGGCCCGCATATTTCGAGACCGTGCGCGAACGGTTGAAGCCGGGGAAAACAGCGACGCTTCAGATTATCACAGTCGCGGACCGCCGGTGGCACATCTATAAGCGTGGCGTCGATTTCATCCAAAAATACATCTTTCCGGGCGGTATGCTGCCCAGTCCCAGCGTGCTGCGTGGTCAGATTGAAAAGGCCGGGTTGGCTGTTGTGCGTTCCATCGAATTTGGCAAAAGCTACGACATCACGCTGCGCCGCTGGCATGAAACGTTTAACGAAAAATGGGACCAAGTTGCGGCAATGGGCTTTGATGACCGGTTTCGACGCATGTGGAATTTTTACCTCACTTCTTGCGCGGCGACATTTGAGAGTGGAAATTGTGACGTGACGCAGATTACGGTGCGTAAGCCACTGTAG
- a CDS encoding TrgA family protein, whose protein sequence is MPTAARLMAAICLAIVALVLSEQVKPLMPESTSFGRFTWLNMGLGLLAGWFVMGPRAGRGTVQGINNGLTGVFVLILWGLGVQATYEMFRLAMRNRYKDAFEALTAIFEIGAEYGLIMLTVPIGVTFLIGALISGLLTEYAEGKWR, encoded by the coding sequence ATGCCCACAGCCGCCCGATTGATGGCCGCAATCTGCTTAGCAATTGTGGCCTTGGTGCTGTCTGAGCAGGTCAAGCCGCTCATGCCAGAAAGTACGAGCTTTGGAAGGTTCACCTGGCTCAATATGGGTCTTGGGCTTCTTGCGGGGTGGTTTGTGATGGGACCTCGTGCTGGGCGCGGCACTGTTCAGGGAATAAACAACGGCCTGACGGGCGTTTTTGTACTGATCTTGTGGGGCCTTGGCGTTCAGGCGACCTATGAGATGTTCCGCCTTGCCATGCGCAACAGGTACAAAGACGCATTTGAAGCCCTGACCGCGATCTTTGAGATTGGCGCTGAATACGGCTTGATCATGTTGACGGTGCCTATTGGGGTTACGTTTTTGATCGGTGCGTTGATCAGCGGTCTTTTGACGGAATACGCTGAAGGTAAATGGCGCTGA